A stretch of the Argentina anserina chromosome 6, drPotAnse1.1, whole genome shotgun sequence genome encodes the following:
- the LOC126800576 gene encoding F-box protein At5g03970: protein MSRQDKKKENMLDNDVHAALTCDDVLNEILLWLPEKFVFRLILVSKRWLRVICSSSFLSDYQARWRMNFHLLGFFVCNQLYLCRPKDGMRRPKSEPTLQLLSACEEGDDVCNDLMPSGNCKHLGYFIDSANGLLLCGRHPLTYSVWNPISKVLFQLPQPQRFYKRLCMAFIAEDNFSDIPHYKVIRANCECKREVNTVSIETFSSVTGTWKHFTLTCSLKFSLRPWSVATVIKGVVYWFATQGKISIKESVAIYDPRIGNTRIVLLKLPDGNISQDYDEFVLGESSDGLLQYGQSSKSGMEIWVLEKEQDSISAITSSNMESNCKWKLRYTVGFRSMWKNFPSFSKQTKEAQILSFLPQNSEYVYIRSGQNIFLMHIESQTLKVIRHHGLGSPIQWDFSKVVPYFRPSWPRSSVCHEKAATSTWPSTGHGTAVPAWPSW, encoded by the coding sequence ATGAGTCGACAAgacaaaaagaaggaaaatatGTTGGACAATGATGTTCATGCTGCATTGACCTGTGATGACGTCCTAAATGAGATTCTTCTTTGGTTGCCAGAGAAATTTGTTTTTAGATTGATACTTGTATCAAAGAGGTGGCTTCGTGTGATATGTAGCTCTTCGTTTCTATCTGATTATCAAGCTAGATGGAGAATGAACTTTCATCTTCTCGGTTTCTTTGTCTGCAATCAGCTGTACCTCTGCAGACCAAAAGATGGGATGCGCCGACCCAAGTCTGAGCCTACACTTCAGTTGTTGTCAGCTTGTGAGGAAGGTGATGATGTATGCAATGACTTGATGCCTTCTGGGAATTGCAAACACTTAGGTTATTTCATCGACTCTGCCAATGGCCTTCTTCTTTGTGGCCGCCACCCACTGACCTATTCTGTATGGAACCCAATCAGCAAAGTGCTATTCCAACTTCCTCAACCTCAGCGCTTCTACAAACGCTTGTGTATGGCATTCATAGCTGAGGACAATTTCAGTGACATTCCTCACTACAAGGTTATTCGTGCAAACTGTGAATGCAAACGTGAGGTTAACACTGTCTCCATTGAGACTTTCTCTTCTGTGACTGGTACATGGAAGCATTTCACCCTCACTTGCTCTTTGAAATTTTCCTTGCGCCCCTGGAGTGTGGCTACTGTGATTAAAGGTGTTGTATACTGGTTTGCGACACAGGGAAAGATATCCATTAAGGAAAGTGTAGCAATTTATGATCCACGTATTGGAAACACACGTATTGTTTTGCTTAAATTACCTGATGGGAATATTTCGCAGGACTATGATGAGTTTGTTCTTGGGGAGTCCTCAGATGGGCTATTGCAATATGGTCAGAGCAGCAAGTCTGGCATGGAAATATGGGTTCTTGAGAAGGAACAAGATAGTATATCAGCTATTACCTCAAGCAACATGGAATCAAACTGCAAGTGGAAACTTAGATACACAGTAGGTTTCAGATCTATGTGGAAGAATTTTCCAAGCTTTAGCAAGCAGACTAAAGAAGCGCAAATACTGTCATTCCTTCCTCAAAATTCTGAATATGTTTACATAAGATCTGGACAAAACATATTTCTCATGCACATTGAAAGCCAAACGTTGAAGGTGATTCGGCATCACGGTCTTGGCTCTCCTATCCAATGGGATTTCAGTAAAGTGGTGCCTTACTTTCGACCTTCTTGGCCACGATCTTCTGTATGCCATGAAAAGGCAGCAACTTCTACTTGGCCTTCGACAGGGCATGGAACTGCGGTACCTGCTTGGCCCTCCTGGTGA